A genomic segment from Myxococcales bacterium encodes:
- a CDS encoding RNA polymerase sigma factor: MRESPANPFRVVPHPAREHGDPPIESADKVLARAAAGGDVVATRRLLERVAPRMLRAVRAVLGPAHADVDDVLQQALIGLVQALPSYRGECEPVHFGARIAVRAAMAARKRARAAWARHDDGADAEAVVDLAPRPDDDAREARRRAVVRGLLEQISEEQAETMALRFMLGWSLEDVAQATGAPLNTVRSRLRLAKEALKKRIDADAALREELEVDP; encoded by the coding sequence ATGCGCGAGTCGCCCGCCAACCCGTTCCGCGTCGTGCCCCACCCGGCCCGTGAACACGGCGACCCGCCCATCGAGAGCGCCGACAAGGTCCTCGCTCGAGCCGCCGCCGGCGGCGACGTCGTGGCGACGCGGCGCCTCCTCGAGCGCGTCGCGCCGCGCATGCTTCGTGCCGTTCGCGCCGTGCTCGGGCCCGCGCACGCCGACGTCGACGACGTCTTGCAACAAGCCCTCATCGGTCTCGTGCAAGCTCTCCCGAGCTACCGCGGCGAGTGCGAGCCTGTTCACTTCGGAGCGCGCATCGCGGTTCGTGCCGCCATGGCCGCGCGCAAGCGTGCACGCGCCGCTTGGGCTCGCCACGACGACGGCGCTGACGCCGAAGCGGTCGTCGATCTCGCGCCCCGTCCCGACGACGACGCCCGCGAGGCGCGCCGTCGCGCCGTTGTTCGTGGTCTCCTCGAACAGATCTCCGAAGAGCAAGCCGAGACGATGGCGCTTCGGTTCATGCTCGGTTGGTCCCTCGAAGACGTCGCGCAAGCGACGGGCGCCCCGCTCAACACGGTTCGCAGTCGCCTGCGGCTGGCGAAGGAAGCCCTGAAGAAGCGCATCGACGCCGATGCCGCGCTCCGCGAAGAGCTGGAGGTGGACCCGTGA